A single region of the Triticum dicoccoides isolate Atlit2015 ecotype Zavitan chromosome 2B, WEW_v2.0, whole genome shotgun sequence genome encodes:
- the LOC119361245 gene encoding uncharacterized protein LOC119361245, giving the protein MAAETETEVEMAEEWKLARESECRLRNCECRWRCLCSPRIPRVAPGMDYSSTPAGAGGGADRPAWSLLVGLKDGAVLRLKRLRVARSGRILGRSDDALEAFHDIKTPTGRRFNASAALAPDGRSLCVLRQEDDGAGEQPHALHLTLQQPETDTSPEHLPLPPEIQAGRSRNCVPISAAGHIFALCPIVEYGVKFSLLMRPLHPLPEGGGGGQWEQVGQDKHDKDSYRWLGGGFLQGYAVLPGPLILVSLKQDRGFFTIAPGSGSRDWTPVLTDETRPRRDYAPIVGRGVYMEQDNAIYMLRGNTIYAYKLSYIHQDQGDDQGRGRLRLDPPITIDSVCPYSSGHGCGFLTRLDGRLMCSVWISLAPRQQLEDCRCDNLHAIVTTFNLQDPAQGGIEVLHSSFRQVDMEPNRANPEDQEFCFLQEYEDKDCPVLLQHQQGQEKDLTSCSQLQHVDQPSKMLDCCRRFLEMKDYPPLCFSCGTKGHVARDCSLPPQQPLPAMPHRTLVGRASMQHRVPFERRPVATTTSINKDLFIICQAGSQLVIYHTGVLDETSLLQGGGDDGKPLQPSCYVATYVGDDDYWHFFLHSGSKIRAVSWKKDGMLEFSLNKDRTMATDRLPVRRLPSADTFVLFITVGGETIALTDTLKVFHQPRFSYGSSTWLLCKTDQSHVLHRKVMISGYVAVNDDSFIVCDALTGSCLLFDLGAKQWRVVMPWAAFAEDLPRTSPTKCPLNGRCVSVDGFIYTCRDGGLAAYRLLDKDHSVYLSEPILLPFSWLVDDCVGEDMCLDYAGKDVDSGAILFYVVQLQSGYRPPRHDVQITIVQVKTKATTSSKKREPVRVAPVDCVTRFIHHEEAVDARCCFAL; this is encoded by the exons atggcggcggagacAGAGACGGAGGTGGAGATGGCGGAGGAGTGGAAGCTGGCGCGTGAGTCCGAGTGCCGTTTGCGCAATTGCGAGTGCCGCTGGCGTTGTCTCTGCTCCCCCCGGATCCCCCGCGTGGCCCCCGGGATGGACTACTCTTCCACCCCCGCcggtgccggtggcggcgccgaCCGGCCCGCCTGGTCGCTGCTCGTCGGCCTCAAGGACGGCGCCGTCCTACGGCTCAAACGCCTCCGCGTGGCGCGGTCCGGGCGGATCCTCGGCCGGAGTGACGATGCGCTCGAGGCTTTCCACGACATCAAGACGCCGACTGGTCGCAGGTTCAACGCCAGCGCCGCCCTGGCTCCCGACGGCCGCTCGCTCTGCGTcctgcgccaggaggacgacggtgcCGGCGAGCAACCCCATGCCCTGCACCTAACTCTGCAGCAGCCCGAGACAGACACATCTCCGGAGCATCTTCCTTTGCCTCCGGAGATTCAAGCAGGGAGGAGCCGTAACTGCGTGCCCATCTCCGCCGCTGGCCACATCTTTGCTCTGTGCCCCATCGTGGAATATGGCGTCAAGTTTAGCCTCCTCATGCGACCCCTGCATCCGCTCCCCGAGGGCGGGGGCGGGGGCCAATGGGAGCAGGTCGGCCAAGACAAACACGACAAGGACAGTTACCGATGGTTGGGCGGCGGGTTCCTCCAGGGCTACGCCGTGCTCCCCGGCCCCCTCATCCTCGTCTCCTTGAAGCAAGACCGCGGCTTCTTCACCATCGCCCCTGGCTCCGGCTCCCGTGACTGGACCCCGGTGCTCACCGACGAAACAAGGCCGCGGCGAGACTACGCCCCTATCGTCGGCCGCGGCGTCTACATGGAGCAAGACAATGCCATCTACATGCTCCGTGGCAACACCATCTATGCCTACAAGCTCAGCTACATACACCAGGATCAGGGTGATGATCAGGGGAGGGGGAGGCTCAGGCTGGATCCGCCCATCACCATCGACTCTGTATGTCCTTACAGTTCCGGTCATGGGTGTGGCTTTCTCACCCGTCTCGATGGTCGGCTCATGTGCTCCGTGTGGATCAGCCTGGCACCACGTCAACAATTAGAAGATTGCCGGTGTGACAACCTACATGCCATTGTCACCACCTTCAACCTCCAAGATCCGGCTCAGGGGGGAATAGAGGTGCTGCATTCCTCTTTCCGCCAGGTAGACATGGAACCCAATCGCGCGAATCCAGAGGACCAGGAATTCTGCTTTCTACA GGAGTACGAGGACAAGGATTGTCCGGTGCTGCTGCAACACCAACAAGGGCAAGAGAAGGATCTAACCAGCTGTTCCCAGCTGCAACACGTCGACCAACCCTCCAAGATGCTTGATTGTTGCAG ACGGTTTCTCGAAATGAAAGACTATCCACCCCTTTGCTTTTCCTGCGGCACCAAAGGTCACGTTGCCCGCGACTGCTCTCTCCCGCCACAGCAGCCCTTGCCGGCAATGCCTCACCGCACGCTGGTTGGCCGTGCTTCAATGCAACACCGGGTCCCTTTTGAAAGGCGTCCGGTTGCTACAACAACAAGTATCAATAAAGATCTGTTTATCATCTGCCAAGCTGGCTCACAACTCGTCATCTACCATACAGGCGTCCTGGATGAGACTTCACTGTTGCAAGGAGGAGGAGACGATGGCAAGCCTCTCCAACCGTCGTGTTATGTTGCAACATATGTTGGTGATGATGACTATTGGCACTTTTTCCTTCACAGTGGCTCAAAAATACGCGCCGTATCGTGGAAAAAAGATGGCATGCTTGAGTTTAGTCTGAACAAGGACCGTACGATGGCTACGGATCGTCTACCTGTACGGCGGCTGCCAAGTGCTGATACTTTTGTTTTGTTTATCACAGTTGGTGGAGAGACCATTGCCCTTACGGATACTCTGAAAGTTTTCCATCAGCCAAGGTTCAGTTATGGATCCAGCACGTGGCTGCTTTGCAAGACAGATCAGTCGCATGTTCTCCACAGGAAGGTTATGATATCTGGATATGTAGCAGTGAATGACGATTCCTTTATAGTCTGTGATGCTCTCACAGGTTCCTGTCTTTTGTTTGACCTGGGTGCCAAGCAATGGCGTGTTGTCATGCCTTGGGCCGCATTCGCAGAGGACCTGCCAAGGACTAGCCCTACAAAGTGCCCTTTAAATGGTAGATGTGTGTCTGTCGATGGCTTTATCTACACATGCAGAGACGGAGGGCTTGCTGCTTATCGGCTGCTTGATAAAGATCATTCTGTGTATCTCAGCGAGCCGATCCTTTTGCCATTCTCATGGCTTGTGGATGATTGTGTGGGTGAGGACATGTGCTTGGATTATGCTGGCAAAGATGTGGACTCTGGTGCTATTTTGTTTTACGTGGTGCAACTGCAAA GTGGATATCGTCCGCCCAGGCATGATGTACAGATCACCATTGTCCAGGTTAAGACTAAAGCAACAACCAGCAGCAAGAAAAGGGAACCAGTGCGAGTCGCCCCCGTGGACTGTGTCACGCGTTTCATACATCACGAGGAAGCCGTCGATGCCAGATGCTGCTTTGCGCTCTAG